One genomic window of Gracilinema caldarium DSM 7334 includes the following:
- the ftsZ gene encoding cell division protein FtsZ: MNIEVLEERTSGPNPTIIKVIGAGGGGSNAVNRMIECGLKNVQFIAANTDLQVLELSNAPVKLPIGSKLTSGLGAGGKPEIGEKAALEDRDMIANALKGADMVFITAGMGGGTGTGAAPVIASIAKDLGALTVGVVTKPFEFEGKYKMRLAEEGIAKMREAVDTLIVIPNQHLLKIVDKKTSIKTAFLIADDVLRQGVQGISDLITIPGTINIDFADVRTTMEGQGDALMGIGVGTGENKAVDAATNAINNPLLEDSRIEGSQRILVNVTGGPDLSLEEYKEIIHIITANADENAIIISGMAEEPSFQDKVQVTVIATGFNTSTRETVHPTTVSEKKHNIDSDFIRFDEWQTMTAKKSTEFLSHRNIGDDDLEIPTVIRGRKFTQELLGPDKTTVDK; this comes from the coding sequence ATGAATATTGAGGTGCTGGAAGAACGAACAAGCGGCCCGAATCCTACGATTATAAAAGTGATCGGTGCTGGTGGGGGTGGATCTAACGCGGTGAACCGAATGATTGAGTGCGGGCTTAAAAATGTTCAGTTTATTGCAGCTAATACGGACTTACAGGTTCTAGAACTTTCCAATGCTCCGGTTAAATTACCGATTGGTTCCAAATTAACCAGTGGTCTTGGAGCTGGAGGAAAACCAGAAATTGGAGAAAAAGCCGCATTGGAAGATCGTGATATGATCGCTAATGCCCTTAAAGGTGCTGATATGGTTTTTATCACTGCCGGGATGGGTGGTGGAACCGGTACTGGTGCAGCTCCCGTTATTGCATCAATTGCAAAGGACTTAGGAGCCCTCACAGTAGGTGTTGTTACCAAACCTTTTGAATTCGAGGGAAAATATAAAATGCGTCTTGCTGAAGAGGGGATTGCCAAAATGCGTGAAGCCGTAGATACCCTTATTGTAATTCCTAATCAGCATCTTCTTAAAATTGTTGATAAAAAGACGTCGATAAAAACAGCTTTTCTTATAGCCGACGATGTATTACGCCAGGGGGTTCAAGGAATTTCTGATCTTATAACCATTCCAGGAACAATAAATATTGATTTTGCAGATGTTCGGACCACAATGGAAGGTCAAGGTGATGCCTTAATGGGAATTGGTGTTGGAACCGGTGAAAATAAAGCGGTAGATGCTGCTACTAATGCAATTAATAATCCCCTTCTTGAAGATTCTCGGATAGAAGGATCTCAGCGGATTTTAGTTAATGTAACTGGTGGTCCTGATCTTTCCCTAGAAGAATATAAAGAAATTATACACATTATAACTGCTAATGCGGATGAAAATGCCATTATTATTTCTGGGATGGCTGAAGAACCATCTTTTCAAGATAAGGTTCAGGTAACAGTCATTGCAACAGGGTTTAATACTTCAACTAGAGAGACTGTTCATCCTACAACTGTTTCTGAAAAAAAACATAATATTGATAGTGATTTTATTCGTTTTGATGAATGGCAAACAATGACAGCAAAGAAAAGTACCGAATTTTTAAGTCATAGAAATATCGGTGATGATGATTTAGAAATTCCGACAGTTATTAGGGGGCGGAAATTTACTCAGGAACTATTAGGGCCTGATAAGACTACAGTGGATAAATAA
- a CDS encoding cell division protein FtsQ/DivIB, whose translation MSDGFLFLDDYVTLESETRSQSQKEVVLKRVTLIFALLLGMELIYQFCIVPCLPLNEVRITTIQGYSRDALLRIAGIDESMSYITLNSDKVSQSLSSIPLVESVAITKHFPNSVDIVLKERTAVAISLAKVSDKLVPIYIDREGVVFKIGGAHHGALPLISGLVFDQVVPGMKLPVHLKNFFASLEMVEKTNPALLQTISEVRLQQKAYGGYELIVYPSNYMGRVRLGSELNEDVLRYMMLVLDVLASRGIQTDEIDFRTGTISYRTKEASSG comes from the coding sequence ATGTCTGATGGTTTTTTGTTTCTGGATGACTATGTGACCCTAGAATCTGAAACTCGTTCCCAATCCCAAAAAGAGGTAGTTTTAAAACGGGTTACCTTGATTTTTGCATTGCTTCTGGGTATGGAATTGATCTATCAATTCTGTATAGTACCATGTTTACCCCTGAATGAGGTTCGTATTACCACAATTCAGGGATATTCACGGGATGCCTTATTACGTATTGCCGGTATTGATGAATCGATGAGTTATATCACGTTGAATTCAGATAAGGTTTCTCAGTCCCTGTCTTCAATTCCTTTGGTGGAATCAGTTGCCATTACCAAGCATTTTCCCAATTCGGTAGATATAGTTCTTAAAGAGCGGACAGCAGTTGCAATTTCTCTCGCAAAGGTCTCAGACAAGCTGGTTCCCATTTATATTGATAGAGAGGGTGTAGTCTTTAAGATTGGTGGGGCTCATCATGGGGCATTACCCCTTATATCAGGCCTGGTGTTCGACCAGGTTGTGCCGGGCATGAAATTGCCGGTACATCTTAAAAACTTTTTTGCTTCGTTGGAAATGGTAGAAAAAACCAATCCTGCCCTACTGCAGACTATTTCTGAAGTTCGTTTGCAGCAAAAAGCCTATGGCGGTTATGAACTGATTGTCTATCCATCAAACTATATGGGAAGGGTGAGGCTTGGTTCAGAGTTGAATGAAGACGTGCTTCGGTATATGATGCTGGTTCTGGATGTCCTTGCATCCAGGGGCATTCAAACGGATGAAATTGATTTCCGGACCGGTACCATTTCGTATCGGACCAAGGAGGCATCCTCTGGCTAG
- the ftsA gene encoding cell division protein FtsA, with translation MASEGLVVGLDIGTTKVCAIIGERNEYGTLEITGIGTSPSTGLRKGVVVNIEATLRSVAAAIESAEMMSGREVHACYTGIGGSHIEGINSRGVVAVTGKNRETREIAQADIDRVIEAARAVVIPMDRQVLHVIPQTYIVDDQKGIRNPLDMIGVRLEAEVHIITGSVTSAQNLVKCVNRAGFRVQDLILQSLAAGRAVLTPEEKELGVVLIDLGGGTTDILVYSEGAPYYTATIPVGGSQVTSDISILKNISFESAEKIKIQAGCCWEALLDSEEDVLVPGVGGRPPVSIPRIQILRIIQPRIEEIFHLAKEKIDKLNLIRPLAGGIVLTGGGSQLVGVAELAAHIFNVPVRVGVPLSVGGLVEEYRNPTYATAVGLVLEGADREVMSHSERGETRNRDRSQGSLVSKLAEWLKKEFF, from the coding sequence CTGGCTAGCGAAGGTTTGGTAGTCGGACTCGATATTGGGACGACCAAGGTATGCGCCATAATCGGCGAACGAAATGAATATGGTACTCTCGAGATAACCGGTATCGGAACCAGTCCGTCCACAGGACTGCGTAAGGGTGTGGTCGTCAACATAGAAGCCACCCTGCGGTCGGTAGCCGCGGCCATTGAATCGGCAGAAATGATGAGCGGTAGGGAGGTCCATGCCTGTTATACCGGTATTGGGGGCAGCCACATAGAAGGTATCAATTCCCGCGGGGTTGTCGCAGTGACCGGCAAAAACAGGGAAACCCGTGAAATTGCTCAGGCTGATATTGACCGGGTGATTGAGGCTGCACGGGCAGTAGTTATTCCCATGGACCGACAGGTGCTCCATGTCATTCCTCAGACCTATATTGTGGATGACCAGAAGGGAATACGAAATCCCCTGGATATGATTGGGGTCCGTCTGGAAGCGGAAGTCCATATCATTACCGGTTCCGTAACCTCAGCACAGAACCTGGTGAAATGTGTAAACCGGGCTGGCTTTCGGGTCCAGGATTTAATACTCCAATCTCTCGCCGCAGGCAGGGCTGTTTTAACCCCGGAAGAAAAAGAATTGGGGGTTGTGCTCATCGATCTTGGCGGGGGAACTACGGATATTCTGGTGTACTCTGAAGGAGCCCCATACTATACGGCTACCATCCCCGTTGGTGGTTCCCAGGTTACCAGTGATATTTCGATCTTAAAAAATATATCCTTTGAATCAGCTGAAAAAATAAAGATTCAGGCTGGTTGTTGTTGGGAAGCGCTTCTCGATAGTGAAGAGGATGTTCTTGTTCCAGGGGTTGGTGGCAGACCACCGGTATCTATCCCAAGGATACAGATATTGCGGATAATCCAACCAAGGATTGAAGAAATATTCCATTTGGCGAAAGAAAAAATCGATAAACTCAATCTTATACGACCCTTAGCAGGAGGGATTGTTCTTACTGGTGGCGGATCCCAGTTAGTTGGTGTTGCTGAACTTGCTGCTCATATTTTTAATGTACCGGTTCGTGTTGGGGTGCCTCTTTCTGTTGGTGGTCTTGTAGAAGAATATCGGAATCCTACCTATGCAACGGCTGTTGGTTTAGTGCTGGAAGGAGCAGACCGAGAAGTCATGTCTCATTCAGAACGAGGAGAAACGCGGAACCGAGATCGTTCTCAGGGATCCTTAGTTTCTAAGCTAGCAGAATGGCTTAAAAAGGAGTTTTTCTAA
- the dprA gene encoding DNA-processing protein DprA, which translates to MNDSLLLAQGIANLSFLQKKEQLDLFNRLGTIGGFISLSIHQIEDFIGRPVQITRWNPEQELEQAKNQLEMARRRSIFAVSYGCPGYPPLLRELTDPPLLLYYRGVLPDPEQFMVAVVGTRNPTGAGRTQAYRFGYELGNAGIPVVSGLARGIDSMAHRGNVEGGGKTVAVLGNGLDSVYPVSNRPLALRILETGGCLLSEYAPGIPPYKWHFPARNRIIAALGRATIVVEAPEHSGSLITAQYALDQGRDVLVGSVCRTSPRGGGGRNLTEQGAPYIDTVQRLFSAWSQMMNVSAVEE; encoded by the coding sequence ATGAATGATAGTCTCCTTCTAGCCCAGGGCATAGCAAATCTGAGTTTCCTCCAAAAAAAGGAACAGTTAGATCTGTTTAATCGTCTTGGGACTATTGGAGGATTTATTTCTTTATCTATTCATCAGATAGAGGACTTTATTGGAAGGCCGGTTCAAATAACCCGGTGGAATCCAGAACAGGAATTGGAACAGGCGAAGAACCAGCTTGAAATGGCCCGTAGACGATCTATTTTTGCAGTTTCCTATGGCTGTCCTGGCTATCCGCCTCTGCTCCGGGAATTGACCGATCCTCCGTTGCTTTTGTATTACCGTGGGGTGCTTCCTGATCCCGAGCAGTTTATGGTTGCCGTTGTCGGTACCAGAAATCCCACCGGTGCAGGCCGGACCCAGGCCTATCGTTTCGGCTATGAACTGGGAAATGCGGGCATTCCTGTTGTCTCTGGGTTAGCCCGGGGGATTGATAGTATGGCGCATCGAGGTAATGTGGAGGGAGGGGGTAAGACCGTGGCTGTTTTAGGTAATGGCCTCGATTCGGTGTATCCTGTTTCTAATCGGCCTTTAGCACTCAGAATATTAGAAACAGGCGGATGCTTATTGAGCGAATATGCTCCCGGCATTCCTCCCTATAAGTGGCATTTTCCGGCTCGAAACCGCATCATTGCTGCATTGGGAAGAGCAACTATTGTGGTAGAAGCACCTGAACATTCAGGTTCGCTTATCACTGCCCAGTATGCTCTGGATCAGGGCAGGGATGTTTTGGTTGGCTCCGTGTGTCGTACTAGTCCCCGTGGTGGGGGTGGCAGGAACCTAACTGAACAAGGGGCCCCTTATATTGATACGGTACAGCGGCTTTTTTCAGCGTGGTCTCAAATGATGAATGTATCTGCAGTTGAGGAGTGA
- a CDS encoding tyrosine recombinase — translation MELEHILSAYHSRLLAIEHRAPLTAETYEAEISRLLEWAIQEEQNILTLDVQILQRYLEFRRDVQALDSRSVAKAISALRSFFRFLLDQGLRQDNPALLLESPRKPQRIPKVLSRETIETLLSSISLDTPQGIRDRALFELVYSCGLRISEAVHLDVQDVYFSESLIRVVGKGNKERLIPFGPEADSWLKRYMTEARPALARHIKSRALFLSRRGKRLSRKGIWKNYAQFASVLGISSKVHVLRHSFATELLAGGADLRSVQELLGHADLTTTQIYTHVDNTVLREQHRRFVPRLRGYTE, via the coding sequence ATGGAACTGGAACATATCCTATCTGCCTATCATTCACGGTTACTCGCAATTGAACACAGGGCCCCCCTTACGGCTGAAACCTATGAGGCAGAGATTAGTCGTCTTCTTGAATGGGCGATTCAAGAAGAACAAAATATTCTCACATTGGATGTACAAATCCTACAGCGTTATCTTGAATTTCGCCGTGATGTTCAGGCTTTGGATTCTCGATCAGTAGCTAAGGCCATTTCAGCTTTACGTTCATTTTTCCGTTTTCTCCTTGATCAAGGTCTAAGACAGGATAATCCTGCTTTATTACTCGAATCTCCCCGGAAGCCTCAACGGATTCCCAAGGTTCTTTCACGAGAGACCATCGAGACCCTGCTCTCAAGTATTTCTCTGGATACACCACAGGGCATACGCGATAGAGCTTTGTTTGAGCTCGTATATTCCTGTGGACTTAGGATTTCTGAAGCCGTACACCTTGACGTACAGGATGTCTATTTTTCTGAATCTCTTATCAGAGTAGTGGGGAAGGGAAATAAGGAGCGGCTTATTCCTTTTGGGCCTGAGGCGGATTCCTGGCTGAAGCGTTATATGACTGAAGCTCGTCCGGCTTTAGCCCGCCACATTAAAAGCCGAGCCCTTTTTCTAAGCCGTAGAGGTAAGCGGTTATCACGGAAAGGTATCTGGAAAAACTATGCCCAATTCGCGTCAGTTCTTGGCATCAGTTCTAAAGTGCACGTGTTACGACATAGTTTTGCTACAGAATTGCTGGCTGGGGGGGCGGATTTGCGTTCTGTACAGGAACTTTTAGGGCATGCAGATTTAACAACTACCCAGATTTATACTCATGTGGATAACACGGTGCTTCGGGAACAGCATCGTCGTTTTGTTCCGAGGCTTCGGGGGTATACAGAATGA
- a CDS encoding tetratricopeptide repeat protein, protein MKKSWIVVLILVVIVTVAVGGYIIRRNASWGALAVRIAEMGNGGAPPETIEGLKKAITVYGDRIEMYARDVAQIGIYWKILSVRLMDRKLYGEALETLKEAIRLQPEDATLHYLFGLSSSILAKSTYGKEKESYFSQAEAAHLRAIELDTNYARPRYAIGVLYVFELNRPEAAIPHLKRYLELQTRDVDAMFILARAYYMTGDLKEALSLYDRIIAITRDTSKKSEAENNKKIILEQLYE, encoded by the coding sequence ATGAAAAAGTCATGGATTGTGGTTCTTATATTAGTTGTTATTGTTACTGTTGCTGTTGGGGGCTATATAATCAGAAGAAATGCAAGCTGGGGTGCCCTTGCAGTGCGTATTGCTGAGATGGGAAACGGAGGCGCACCACCTGAAACTATAGAGGGATTAAAAAAAGCAATAACTGTCTATGGGGACCGAATCGAGATGTATGCCCGGGATGTTGCTCAAATTGGCATCTACTGGAAGATCCTCTCTGTCCGGCTCATGGACAGAAAACTATATGGTGAGGCTCTTGAAACACTTAAAGAAGCGATTCGTCTCCAACCTGAGGATGCAACGTTGCATTATCTGTTTGGACTTTCGTCATCAATCTTAGCGAAATCTACCTATGGTAAAGAAAAGGAAAGCTATTTTTCCCAAGCAGAAGCCGCTCATTTACGGGCTATTGAATTAGATACCAACTATGCTCGTCCTCGGTACGCTATTGGGGTTCTTTATGTCTTTGAATTAAATCGTCCTGAAGCTGCCATTCCCCATTTAAAACGGTATCTAGAACTACAGACCCGGGATGTGGATGCCATGTTCATTCTAGCTCGAGCCTATTACATGACCGGTGACTTAAAAGAGGCTTTGTCCCTTTATGACCGCATTATAGCTATCACTAGGGATACCTCGAAAAAGTCCGAAGCAGAGAACAACAAAAAAATAATTTTGGAACAATTATATGAATGA
- the ftsW gene encoding putative lipid II flippase FtsW, with protein sequence MNNNNLGMEWAGTKKQSDPWLVSIIFLILGIGLVTLYSASYAYAQRLFNDSSYFIRRQLLFVIPGFVLFMITSRINLEVIRRYIMPLVLGTLFLCILPLIPGIGITKNGANRWINLGYFSFQPSELAKIIMPLYLAHMFDKKRDRLYELKGTTIPLTIMVLLFFVVIYLQNNFSTASFLFINAMVLFFLAGVRFRYFIGLAVMSAPFLALMILSKEHRLSRLINFMQPEWDPLGAGYQVRASVLTIMSGGFWGKGIGQGQRKIASVPEIQSDFIFSSFAEEVGFVGVSLFFIIIIFFMIRSFRIASQGNTIFVRLLLFGITTMLVSQMILNVAVVAGVVPATGVPLPFFSAGGSSLAMMLAATGFLVNGSRRIEQMEDVHV encoded by the coding sequence CCATGGTTGGTGAGTATTATCTTCCTCATTCTTGGCATAGGGCTTGTAACACTCTATTCTGCAAGCTATGCCTATGCACAGAGGTTGTTTAATGATAGCAGCTACTTTATTCGTCGCCAGCTTTTGTTTGTGATTCCTGGTTTTGTGTTGTTTATGATTACATCCAGAATAAATTTAGAAGTTATTCGAAGATATATTATGCCATTAGTACTAGGCACCCTGTTTCTCTGTATATTACCCCTTATTCCAGGTATAGGAATTACAAAAAATGGGGCGAATCGCTGGATTAATCTAGGTTATTTCTCTTTTCAGCCTTCGGAACTTGCAAAAATAATTATGCCACTATATTTAGCCCATATGTTTGATAAAAAAAGGGATAGGCTGTATGAACTTAAGGGGACAACCATTCCACTTACCATCATGGTGTTATTGTTCTTTGTAGTTATCTACTTACAGAATAATTTTTCAACCGCTTCGTTTTTATTTATCAATGCTATGGTGCTTTTTTTCCTGGCAGGGGTCCGTTTCCGTTATTTTATTGGCCTTGCAGTCATGTCGGCGCCGTTCTTGGCTCTTATGATTTTATCGAAAGAACATCGTTTAAGCCGGCTCATCAATTTTATGCAGCCCGAATGGGATCCCTTAGGGGCAGGATATCAAGTTCGTGCCTCTGTGCTTACTATTATGTCTGGAGGGTTTTGGGGTAAGGGAATTGGGCAAGGTCAGCGTAAAATAGCGAGTGTCCCGGAAATTCAATCGGATTTTATTTTTTCTTCCTTTGCCGAAGAGGTTGGTTTTGTTGGAGTTTCCCTATTCTTCATAATTATTATCTTTTTTATGATTCGCAGTTTCCGGATTGCATCACAGGGTAATACTATTTTTGTACGATTGCTCTTATTTGGGATTACCACCATGCTGGTGTCTCAAATGATACTAAATGTGGCAGTTGTAGCAGGTGTAGTCCCCGCTACAGGAGTTCCATTACCATTCTTTTCTGCTGGTGGTTCTTCTTTGGCTATGATGCTGGCCGCAACGGGTTTTTTAGTAAATGGTTCTCGCAGAATTGAGCAAATGGAGGATGTCCATGTCTGA